The Paenibacillus uliginis N3/975 genome has a window encoding:
- a CDS encoding cytochrome C oxidase subunit IV family protein, whose product MTADQQQSDRHAVKHRHRPEGPQKHIIVFIFSIVLTAIAFAAVAAGDINPVFTVILLLVMALLQVFVQMGYWMHMKDKGHLMPILFMIGGFFVASTAIVMALFWVWW is encoded by the coding sequence ATGACTGCAGATCAACAGCAATCAGATCGTCACGCGGTTAAACATCGCCACAGGCCAGAAGGTCCACAGAAACACATTATTGTGTTTATTTTCTCCATCGTGCTTACAGCAATCGCCTTTGCGGCGGTTGCTGCTGGTGATATAAACCCGGTGTTTACGGTGATCCTGCTACTAGTTATGGCGCTACTGCAGGTGTTCGTGCAAATGGGTTACTGGATGCACATGAAGGATAAAGGCCATCTGATGCCTATCTTGTTTATGATCGGTGGATTTTTTGTAGCTAGTACAGCTATCGTCATGGCATTATTCTGGGTTTGGTGGTAA